The proteins below are encoded in one region of Metabacillus dongyingensis:
- a CDS encoding beta-galactosidase produces MKQVLVFYDEAFPFAGLRPTREWLNLLKEKFTVVDSKNLEMELRNPVYSSFIHMHGPYFPKRSWGHISSFLEKGKGLLYLGGIPFRKPCNFINGSWEIEREQTGYHMHLNIHEALSVKSKDVKTLNHNKEIPLLDGFEALFSKEDTYNFILHVTKKSSIEKEMGSNGPMDARIYPLLTGENKGERKITAPVVLIENYKGKFPGGRWIFINQELANPFYNEQSIHLLENLSQYMNCGVTEIWLKTNYACYEVNESPAISLQFQSIHKKSTEWTFELKITKDHAEVFTHSFQATVSSYLGFKRIHPDITISPGLYNVVCTATSNAGEKLIYKQGFWGMDRSLLSKGEPLAVDRDYFRKNGKPLPIVGMTYMTSDVSRYFLFLPNPAVWDRDFAQMKKANINYVRTGIWTAYRNIMFVDGHVSEEVLRALDAFVLCAKKYEIDVTFCFFSFTPEMWDGENPYLDPRSVEAQKRFITTIVQRHKETKNLNWDLINEPSMFDPDRGFSGPRSLHDSYDKKEFRKWLKNKHRTIENLQENWNATPAEIADFNSIDTPEPSEINSHIQNMAWGNRGLKWFDYTFYTMDMHNKWAKDLTAAIKHFTPDQLVTVGQDEALTSQRPSPMFYEEAVDYTTNHSWWFMDQLLWDSIFTKAPNKPNLIQETGIMYVERPDNIAKRTEEELRNILERKYAYSFAGAGAGAVQWIWNTNYFMNNINESNIGALRADGTEKPEADVSYDFGAFMKDISHIFEGRKMEEVAVIFPFSNDFSNRRLAFDSTARLTRVMACELNVAFRAISEYHLDDLRINPSKLIIVPSAHTFNTNAFEKLLEIVEATGATLLYTGPISLDEYWNKTERAKRIVGKTSVGNIRREEFMFINNTRHLASFPDKRIAEVMKEIPLDCIQPTEIQQYKIGKGKLLWSPLSIELNERNEPISELYKYALNVAGVTEDLRWIKGNYPGIYGRKLSFHSEDLFIFVSECGEDIEMEIQNTQNGTTYEFLLEAERSVLFAAGKDGKLIGVYRDHEVSAAVIQSGFTHIK; encoded by the coding sequence TTGAAGCAGGTTCTGGTATTTTATGATGAAGCGTTTCCCTTTGCTGGATTAAGGCCAACACGTGAATGGTTAAATCTTTTAAAGGAAAAGTTTACTGTTGTGGATTCGAAGAATTTGGAAATGGAACTTAGGAATCCTGTATACAGCAGTTTTATCCACATGCATGGTCCTTATTTTCCTAAAAGATCTTGGGGCCATATATCGTCATTTTTAGAAAAGGGTAAGGGGCTTTTATATCTTGGCGGCATTCCTTTTCGCAAGCCATGCAACTTTATAAATGGTTCGTGGGAAATAGAAAGAGAACAAACCGGATATCACATGCATCTAAACATACATGAAGCGCTCTCAGTAAAATCTAAAGATGTAAAAACCCTGAATCATAATAAGGAAATTCCATTACTTGATGGCTTTGAAGCCCTATTTTCTAAAGAAGACACCTATAATTTTATTTTGCATGTAACAAAAAAAAGTTCGATAGAAAAAGAGATGGGTTCTAACGGACCTATGGATGCCAGAATTTATCCTTTGCTTACAGGTGAAAATAAGGGAGAAAGAAAAATAACGGCTCCTGTTGTATTGATAGAAAATTATAAGGGGAAATTTCCGGGCGGAAGATGGATTTTTATTAATCAAGAGCTGGCAAATCCTTTTTATAATGAACAAAGCATTCACCTGTTAGAAAATCTTTCCCAATACATGAACTGCGGCGTTACAGAAATTTGGCTGAAAACTAATTATGCCTGTTATGAAGTGAATGAATCACCAGCAATTTCTCTTCAATTTCAGTCCATTCATAAGAAGAGCACAGAATGGACCTTTGAGTTAAAAATTACAAAAGATCATGCTGAAGTATTTACTCATAGTTTTCAAGCAACGGTTTCAAGCTACTTGGGTTTTAAAAGAATTCATCCTGATATTACAATATCACCTGGCTTATATAATGTTGTGTGTACGGCGACTTCAAATGCAGGAGAAAAACTGATTTATAAGCAGGGATTCTGGGGAATGGACCGATCTTTATTAAGTAAAGGGGAGCCTTTAGCAGTCGATCGGGATTATTTCCGAAAGAACGGGAAGCCTTTGCCTATTGTTGGCATGACTTACATGACCTCAGATGTATCGCGCTATTTTTTATTTCTGCCTAACCCTGCGGTCTGGGATCGTGATTTTGCCCAGATGAAAAAGGCAAATATTAATTATGTAAGAACAGGCATCTGGACCGCTTACCGCAACATCATGTTTGTGGACGGGCATGTAAGTGAGGAAGTCTTGAGAGCTTTAGATGCGTTTGTTCTTTGTGCAAAAAAGTATGAAATTGATGTTACTTTCTGCTTTTTCTCATTCACGCCGGAAATGTGGGATGGAGAAAATCCATACTTAGATCCAAGGAGTGTAGAAGCACAAAAACGGTTTATTACAACAATTGTGCAAAGACATAAAGAGACGAAGAATTTAAATTGGGACTTAATTAATGAACCATCTATGTTTGATCCAGATCGCGGATTTTCCGGACCGAGATCTCTTCATGATTCATACGATAAAAAGGAATTTCGCAAGTGGTTAAAGAATAAACATCGAACAATTGAAAACCTTCAAGAAAATTGGAATGCAACTCCGGCAGAAATTGCTGATTTCAACAGCATCGATACCCCTGAACCTAGTGAAATCAACTCACATATTCAAAACATGGCTTGGGGAAATCGCGGACTAAAATGGTTTGACTATACCTTCTACACTATGGATATGCATAATAAATGGGCAAAAGATTTAACAGCTGCAATTAAGCATTTCACACCGGATCAATTGGTAACAGTGGGACAGGATGAAGCATTGACGTCTCAAAGACCCTCACCGATGTTTTATGAAGAGGCTGTAGACTATACAACGAATCATTCGTGGTGGTTTATGGATCAGCTTTTATGGGACAGCATCTTTACGAAAGCTCCAAATAAACCAAATTTAATTCAAGAAACAGGAATCATGTATGTCGAGCGTCCAGATAATATCGCAAAGAGAACGGAAGAAGAGTTAAGGAATATTCTCGAAAGGAAATATGCTTATTCTTTCGCCGGGGCCGGGGCTGGCGCTGTTCAATGGATATGGAATACAAATTATTTTATGAACAATATAAATGAGTCTAATATTGGAGCATTAAGAGCCGATGGCACAGAAAAGCCGGAGGCTGATGTATCGTATGATTTTGGGGCGTTTATGAAAGACATCAGCCATATATTTGAAGGAAGAAAAATGGAAGAAGTAGCTGTTATTTTCCCATTTTCCAATGATTTTTCAAATAGGCGTTTGGCTTTTGATTCTACTGCACGATTAACTAGAGTTATGGCCTGCGAATTAAATGTAGCTTTTCGGGCAATAAGTGAATATCATTTGGATGATTTAAGGATAAATCCATCTAAATTAATCATAGTGCCAAGTGCGCATACCTTTAATACAAATGCTTTTGAAAAGCTTCTTGAAATAGTGGAGGCTACTGGAGCTACATTGTTATATACCGGGCCAATAAGCTTGGATGAGTATTGGAATAAGACTGAAAGAGCAAAGCGAATTGTCGGAAAAACTTCAGTCGGAAATATTAGAAGAGAAGAATTTATGTTCATTAATAATACAAGGCATCTCGCATCGTTCCCAGACAAACGAATAGCAGAAGTAATGAAGGAGATCCCGCTGGATTGTATCCAGCCAACAGAGATTCAGCAATACAAGATCGGAAAAGGGAAGCTTTTGTGGTCTCCGTTATCAATTGAACTAAACGAAAGAAATGAACCAATTTCCGAACTTTATAAGTATGCTTTGAATGTTGCTGGTGTCACTGAAGATTTAAGATGGATAAAAGGCAATTATCCAGGTATATATGGACGCAAGCTCAGTTTTCATTCTGAGGATCTGTTTATCTTTGTTTCCGAATGCGGGGAAGATATTGAGATGGAAATACAAAACACGCAAAACGGAACAACATATGAGTTCCTGCTGGAAGCTGAACGGTCTGTGCTTTTTGCAGCCGGGAAGGATGGAAAGCTAATAGGTGTATATCGTGACCATGAAGTATCTGCAGCGGTCATTCAATCTGGTTTCACCCACATTAAGTAG
- a CDS encoding sugar phosphate isomerase/epimerase family protein yields the protein MDTKNIKKLKNKTGIIVDSLQLPLEEGLITAKKLGADGVQIYAVSGEMSPENVSSAARKNLKSMIDGLGLEISALCGDLGGHGFQDHGLNPLKIEKSKRILDLAVELGTNIVTTHIGIIPEDPDSRIYDSMQRACEDLGVYAKSLNAYFAIETGPETAKRLKSFLDSLSTNGVSVNFDPANMVMVTGDDPVEGVKLLKEYLVHTHVKDGIQYKPVDPRNVYGFLGHDSGTDHEKIAEMVSSGEYFMEVPLGKGHVNFTDYFAALQEADYRGYLTIEREVKANPIQDITEAIAFIQKFK from the coding sequence ATGGATACCAAGAATATAAAAAAATTAAAGAATAAAACGGGTATTATTGTTGACAGTTTGCAATTGCCGCTTGAAGAGGGTTTAATAACAGCAAAAAAGCTCGGTGCGGATGGTGTTCAGATCTACGCTGTTTCAGGTGAAATGAGTCCTGAAAATGTATCATCTGCAGCCAGAAAAAACCTTAAATCAATGATAGACGGATTAGGTTTAGAGATAAGTGCCCTTTGCGGGGACTTAGGCGGACACGGATTTCAAGATCATGGTCTTAATCCCTTAAAAATTGAGAAATCAAAAAGAATACTAGATTTGGCAGTAGAGCTGGGTACAAACATTGTGACTACTCATATTGGAATCATACCTGAAGATCCTGATTCCAGAATATATGATTCTATGCAAAGGGCATGTGAGGATCTGGGTGTTTATGCGAAGAGCCTGAATGCTTACTTTGCCATCGAGACAGGCCCTGAAACGGCTAAACGGCTGAAATCATTTTTAGACTCGCTCAGTACAAATGGTGTTTCCGTTAATTTTGATCCTGCAAATATGGTTATGGTAACTGGAGATGATCCAGTTGAGGGTGTGAAATTGCTTAAAGAGTATCTCGTCCATACTCATGTCAAAGATGGAATCCAATACAAACCAGTTGATCCAAGGAATGTTTATGGGTTCCTTGGCCATGACAGCGGAACGGATCATGAGAAAATTGCCGAGATGGTTAGTTCAGGAGAATATTTTATGGAAGTGCCGCTGGGTAAAGGGCATGTCAATTTTACAGATTACTTCGCAGCTCTTCAAGAGGCAGATTACAGGGGCTACCTGACAATAGAGAGAGAAGTTAAAGCAAATCCCATCCAAGATATTACGGAAGCAATTGCTTTTATACAAAAGTTTAAGTAA
- a CDS encoding sugar phosphate isomerase/epimerase family protein yields the protein MKVGISSYSLLKDLTNGSLTILDVVQWVAENGGTHLELVPYGFSVVDNIELADAIREKALDAGIELSAYSLPANFIQETEQAFLEEVERLKKHVDVVNRMGIKIMRHDVTSFRLEQEEMTIHYFEEHFEQMVRGSQLIADYADQFGITTTIENHGFNVQSSDRVQRVLHAVKRDNFKTTLDIGNFLCIDEDPLVGVKKNVKYAKTVHVKDFYIRPYYENPGGGDWFRTVNNNYLRGAIVGHGDINIREALRLVKQSGYDGYLTVEFEGMENCQEGTRIGMDNVRRIWDEV from the coding sequence GTGAAAGTTGGAATTAGTTCTTATAGTTTATTAAAGGATCTTACAAATGGAAGCCTTACCATATTGGATGTTGTACAGTGGGTAGCTGAAAATGGGGGTACTCATCTTGAACTCGTTCCATACGGTTTTTCGGTAGTTGACAATATCGAACTGGCAGATGCAATAAGAGAAAAAGCTCTTGATGCAGGAATCGAATTATCTGCCTATTCCCTCCCGGCTAATTTTATCCAGGAAACGGAACAGGCGTTTTTAGAAGAAGTAGAAAGATTAAAAAAACATGTGGATGTTGTGAACCGAATGGGCATTAAAATTATGCGGCATGATGTTACTTCATTTAGACTAGAGCAAGAAGAAATGACCATACACTATTTTGAAGAGCACTTTGAGCAGATGGTAAGAGGAAGTCAGCTGATTGCTGATTATGCAGATCAATTTGGCATAACAACAACAATTGAAAATCATGGCTTCAACGTACAATCTAGTGATCGTGTACAGCGCGTGCTTCATGCTGTAAAGCGGGATAATTTTAAAACAACCCTTGATATAGGTAATTTCTTATGTATTGACGAAGACCCTCTGGTGGGAGTAAAGAAGAATGTCAAATATGCCAAGACAGTCCATGTCAAAGATTTTTATATACGCCCTTACTATGAGAATCCCGGCGGCGGTGACTGGTTCAGAACGGTAAACAATAATTATCTGCGCGGGGCTATTGTTGGGCATGGAGATATTAATATCCGTGAAGCATTAAGGCTGGTCAAGCAATCAGGCTACGATGGCTATTTAACTGTAGAATTTGAGGGGATGGAAAACTGTCAGGAAGGCACCAGAATTGGCATGGATAACGTCCGCCGAATCTGGGATGAAGTTTAA
- a CDS encoding endo-beta-N-acetylglucosaminidase, whose translation MTNSVKGRETNPVRLHGYNVNDIKNWSAESDPFAKYNRSRVPLAKRIPFFAPTQVNPKLSPLPQVMNLSADYDKSAISFKYGKSFAKNLLKFWQYTDIYGAWHGLPILDSQEENPQYGVINLPNPAYTDAAHRNGVLSLGKWFWPREGQKFSEWVEEKEDHTFPVADKLLEMSEYFGFDGYFINQEATITQEDSESLMKMMKYMQKKASKPFHVQWYDAILKDGKLNYQNEFNEKNDRWVRDGAERVSNSIFLNYAWNDKRLEYSNSHAEKIGLDPYTEVFAGTENDKYGYNPPYDTRLIFPENGEPRTGWALFGTDFVWNRYDNKLDPEDQEEVYRRERRYWCGPTESPLDPIGRTLYKPYKDEYKAVNPEEFRCWDGVSRYIPERSVIGSYPFLTSFNTGHGKRFFVNGKLASAEEWNNASIQDILPTWQWWVTNSRSDHSISVSYDYQTAYDGGSSLKISGDLTEDQAAEIRLFKTCLPVDDDVSLSFTYKSNLKDHSKDFKFGLIFEDQPYQFYWVDSEEKMTSDWTSNSLSLANFKGRVIAAIGIQVANGQRDYCLNLGQIHLAKGEQTDKPKEPKGFTIDHLKMSEGTADVFLSWDFDAENVLFYEIYHVTGERNRELVGRIYDEVYYIHQLKNRHHERKTYLELLAVSPDHSRSTALCKDITWSAN comes from the coding sequence TTGACTAATAGTGTTAAAGGCAGAGAAACGAATCCGGTTCGTCTTCATGGCTATAATGTGAATGATATTAAAAATTGGAGTGCTGAGTCAGATCCCTTTGCAAAATATAATCGGTCCCGTGTTCCATTGGCAAAGAGAATTCCATTTTTTGCACCAACTCAAGTTAATCCCAAACTCAGTCCGCTTCCACAGGTAATGAATTTATCAGCAGATTATGATAAATCAGCAATCAGTTTTAAATACGGTAAATCTTTTGCAAAGAACCTCCTTAAATTTTGGCAGTATACAGATATTTACGGGGCATGGCATGGGCTGCCTATTTTAGATTCACAAGAAGAGAATCCTCAATATGGTGTGATCAATTTACCTAACCCCGCTTATACGGACGCTGCACATCGGAACGGTGTCTTAAGCTTAGGGAAATGGTTTTGGCCCCGTGAAGGCCAAAAATTTTCTGAATGGGTTGAGGAGAAAGAAGATCATACCTTTCCAGTTGCCGACAAACTGCTGGAAATGAGTGAATATTTCGGATTTGATGGATACTTTATTAATCAGGAAGCTACGATCACACAAGAAGACAGTGAGAGTTTAATGAAAATGATGAAATACATGCAAAAAAAAGCATCAAAGCCTTTTCATGTTCAATGGTATGATGCCATTCTTAAAGATGGAAAGTTAAACTATCAGAATGAGTTTAACGAAAAAAATGATAGATGGGTAAGAGATGGGGCAGAAAGGGTCAGCAACAGCATTTTCTTAAATTATGCGTGGAATGATAAGCGATTGGAGTATTCTAATAGCCATGCTGAAAAAATAGGTTTAGACCCTTATACAGAAGTATTTGCAGGAACAGAAAATGATAAATATGGATATAATCCCCCGTATGATACGAGACTGATATTCCCTGAGAACGGTGAGCCTAGAACAGGCTGGGCTCTGTTCGGCACAGATTTTGTATGGAATCGCTACGATAATAAATTGGACCCAGAAGATCAAGAAGAAGTATATAGACGAGAAAGACGTTATTGGTGCGGTCCTACAGAAAGTCCTTTAGATCCTATAGGGAGAACGTTATATAAGCCGTACAAAGATGAATATAAAGCAGTCAATCCTGAAGAGTTTCGCTGCTGGGACGGTGTTTCCCGTTATATACCTGAGAGATCTGTTATTGGTTCCTATCCTTTTCTTACAAGTTTCAATACAGGGCATGGGAAAAGATTCTTTGTAAATGGGAAACTGGCAAGCGCGGAAGAATGGAATAATGCCAGTATTCAAGATATTTTGCCAACATGGCAATGGTGGGTGACAAACAGCAGGTCCGATCACTCAATCTCTGTTTCTTATGATTACCAAACAGCCTACGATGGAGGCTCATCACTTAAAATAAGCGGAGATTTAACGGAAGATCAAGCAGCAGAAATAAGACTTTTTAAGACATGCTTACCAGTAGATGATGATGTTTCTCTTTCATTTACATATAAAAGCAATCTAAAAGATCACTCAAAAGACTTTAAGTTTGGTCTTATTTTTGAAGATCAGCCATATCAGTTCTATTGGGTGGACAGTGAAGAAAAAATGACCTCTGATTGGACTTCAAATTCTCTTTCACTGGCAAACTTTAAAGGGAGAGTAATAGCAGCTATAGGAATACAAGTTGCTAACGGCCAAAGAGATTATTGTCTGAATCTTGGACAAATTCATTTGGCAAAAGGAGAACAAACAGACAAACCAAAAGAGCCAAAAGGGTTTACAATTGATCATCTGAAAATGAGTGAGGGAACAGCCGATGTATTCCTATCCTGGGACTTCGATGCGGAAAATGTCTTATTTTATGAAATATACCATGTAACAGGAGAGAGGAATCGCGAATTAGTAGGTAGAATTTATGATGAAGTTTACTATATTCATCAATTAAAAAATAGACATCATGAACGAAAAACCTATTTAGAATTGCTGGCTGTCAGCCCTGATCATTCGAGAAGCACGGCATTGTGCAAAGATATTACCTGGTCAGCAAACTAG
- a CDS encoding ROK family protein — protein sequence MNIGVDLGGTNIRVAVMDDNGIIIEELGCPTEAENGPLPAIEKIIAMIQSLQEKHAVRSVGIGAPGPLDAKKGIIIEPPNLSSWKNIELTKMIESAIHLPVYLENDANAAALAEALIGAGKEAESVFYITVSTGIGGGYVYNGKLISGAQGNCGEIGNMIVDPHAIDAPNLNKGALEALASGTAIGRKAESVFGPGHGAKEVFLFAQEGNQEAAEIIDEALSYLAMGIANIVHTLNPEVIVLGGGVMKSKDLMLDPLKEKVVPLLYPSLRPHLKLKHALLDQKAGVVGAGMIPRQFLQN from the coding sequence ATGAACATCGGAGTCGATTTAGGCGGGACAAACATTCGGGTGGCAGTAATGGATGATAACGGGATTATTATAGAAGAGCTTGGATGCCCGACAGAAGCGGAAAATGGACCGCTTCCAGCTATTGAAAAGATCATTGCAATGATACAATCACTGCAGGAAAAACATGCTGTACGATCAGTAGGTATTGGAGCGCCAGGACCATTGGATGCAAAAAAGGGAATCATTATTGAACCTCCCAATCTTTCCAGCTGGAAAAATATTGAGTTAACAAAAATGATTGAGTCTGCCATTCATTTGCCGGTGTATCTTGAAAACGATGCCAATGCAGCTGCACTTGCAGAAGCACTGATCGGTGCTGGTAAAGAAGCAGAAAGCGTCTTTTATATAACCGTTTCTACAGGCATTGGCGGGGGGTACGTTTATAACGGAAAGCTAATATCAGGGGCTCAGGGAAACTGCGGTGAAATTGGAAATATGATAGTAGATCCACATGCAATAGATGCTCCTAACCTTAACAAAGGAGCATTAGAGGCACTTGCAAGCGGCACGGCAATTGGGAGAAAAGCTGAGTCTGTATTTGGGCCAGGCCACGGTGCAAAAGAAGTGTTCCTGTTTGCTCAAGAAGGCAATCAAGAGGCAGCTGAGATTATTGATGAAGCGCTTAGCTATTTGGCAATGGGGATTGCCAATATTGTTCATACTTTAAATCCCGAGGTTATCGTTCTTGGAGGCGGAGTGATGAAATCTAAGGATTTGATGCTTGATCCTTTAAAGGAGAAAGTGGTTCCGCTTTTGTATCCAAGTCTTAGACCCCATTTAAAATTAAAGCATGCTTTATTGGATCAGAAAGCTGGAGTGGTTGGAGCGGGGATGATCCCAAGGCAATTTTTGCAGAATTAG
- a CDS encoding DUF5054 domain-containing protein, whose amino-acid sequence MREIEVVHVVFKTHLDIGFTDLAENVTNQYIQSYIPKAIELSRELEKEKDSAGFVWTTGSWLIHEYLKRANADEKKVMDDAISRGYIAWHGLPFTTHTELMDKNLFKYALTIAKNLDAEYGKKTIAGKMTDVPGHTKAMIPLLAESGIKYLHFGVNPASKVPSVPNLFVWKAEDGSDVIVNYADNYGDVLRIDGLNEVMVFAHTGDNCGPPSIEDIKQEFAGLRERFPNASIKASTMDAFAEKLLAIKHTLPVVHEEIGDTWIHGAGTDPKKVAEYRELIRLRNTWITQGRLEEDSEEFKEFSDWLLLIPEHTWGLDEKKYLNDYKHYAKQDFKSARERDLISKDAVPDKYGYIGSFAMHEFDNMSKQLFSTTWENRSYSLFESSWKEQRGFLQKAVGALSSDKQQEVKAALEALVPVKNEGNFLGEMRTGAVYSLGEFQVSFSDDGSISRLLDQSGKEWASQDQRLGVFSYESFGTENYQTWFKQYVENLHQTYRWSEADQGKPGMELVEPIPVHTLYRPELISLTKHKDQSLDRVYVNLRLPVQAAELYGAPREVEIIYTFLKHEPTIDIEMNWFEKDANRLPEAIWFSFSLQVDNPSLWKMDKMGTLISPYEVVKNGNRNLHGIQSGVTYHGADGWAVIETKDVPLVSPGEKRLLQLDNKPSNLENGFHFNLYNNVWGTNFPMWYEEDAKFRFSLKLHSYEK is encoded by the coding sequence TTGAGAGAGATTGAAGTTGTTCATGTCGTATTTAAAACACATCTTGATATCGGTTTTACAGATTTAGCAGAAAATGTGACGAATCAATATATTCAGTCCTACATACCCAAGGCGATTGAATTAAGCCGGGAGCTTGAGAAGGAGAAAGACAGTGCCGGGTTTGTATGGACTACGGGCTCTTGGCTCATTCATGAATACTTAAAACGGGCAAATGCTGATGAAAAAAAGGTCATGGATGATGCCATATCTAGAGGATATATCGCCTGGCACGGCCTTCCTTTCACGACACATACGGAATTGATGGACAAAAATCTGTTTAAATACGCATTAACGATCGCGAAGAATCTTGATGCGGAATATGGAAAAAAGACGATCGCGGGGAAAATGACAGATGTCCCGGGACATACAAAGGCTATGATTCCTCTGCTCGCTGAAAGTGGAATCAAGTATTTGCATTTTGGAGTAAACCCCGCCTCAAAGGTCCCTTCCGTCCCTAACCTGTTTGTATGGAAAGCGGAGGATGGCTCTGATGTCATTGTTAATTATGCAGATAATTATGGGGATGTCTTAAGGATAGATGGATTGAATGAGGTGATGGTCTTTGCCCACACCGGCGACAACTGCGGACCGCCCTCGATAGAGGATATTAAACAAGAGTTTGCTGGATTAAGAGAACGATTCCCGAATGCCAGTATTAAAGCTTCTACTATGGATGCCTTTGCAGAAAAACTTCTCGCGATCAAGCATACACTCCCAGTTGTGCATGAAGAGATAGGCGATACATGGATTCATGGAGCGGGCACCGATCCGAAAAAAGTTGCGGAATACCGTGAGCTGATCAGGCTTCGAAATACATGGATCACACAAGGCAGACTTGAAGAAGACAGCGAAGAATTCAAGGAGTTTTCGGATTGGTTATTGTTAATTCCTGAGCATACATGGGGCCTTGATGAAAAAAAGTATTTAAATGACTATAAACATTATGCAAAACAAGATTTTAAGTCGGCTAGAGAGCGGGACTTGATTTCAAAAGATGCGGTTCCTGATAAATACGGCTACATTGGTTCATTTGCAATGCATGAATTTGATAATATGTCCAAGCAGCTTTTTTCAACCACATGGGAAAATAGAAGCTACAGCTTATTTGAAAGTTCATGGAAGGAACAGAGAGGGTTTCTTCAAAAGGCTGTTGGCGCGCTTTCTTCTGACAAACAGCAGGAAGTGAAGGCAGCCCTTGAGGCATTAGTGCCTGTTAAGAATGAAGGGAACTTTTTAGGGGAAATGAGAACAGGCGCTGTATATTCACTTGGGGAGTTCCAAGTATCCTTCTCGGATGATGGCTCCATCTCCCGATTACTTGATCAATCAGGTAAAGAGTGGGCCAGTCAAGATCAGCGGCTTGGTGTATTTTCCTATGAATCTTTCGGAACAGAAAACTATCAGACGTGGTTTAAGCAGTATGTAGAAAATCTTCATCAAACCTACCGCTGGTCAGAGGCAGATCAAGGGAAGCCGGGCATGGAGCTGGTAGAGCCCATTCCTGTACATACTCTTTATCGTCCTGAATTAATTTCCCTGACAAAGCATAAAGATCAGAGCTTAGATCGAGTCTATGTAAACCTTCGTTTGCCGGTTCAGGCTGCAGAGCTGTACGGTGCTCCAAGAGAAGTTGAGATTATCTATACATTTTTAAAGCATGAGCCAACGATTGATATTGAAATGAATTGGTTTGAAAAAGATGCAAACCGTCTTCCTGAAGCGATATGGTTCTCATTTAGTCTGCAGGTAGATAATCCGTCTCTTTGGAAAATGGATAAAATGGGCACCCTGATTTCTCCATATGAGGTTGTAAAAAACGGAAACCGCAACCTTCATGGCATACAGTCGGGAGTAACTTACCATGGAGCCGACGGATGGGCTGTCATTGAAACAAAGGATGTCCCTCTTGTGTCTCCTGGAGAGAAACGATTATTACAGCTTGATAATAAACCTTCGAATTTAGAAAACGGCTTTCATTTTAATTTATACAATAATGTATGGGGAACGAATTTTCCAATGTGGTACGAAGAAGATGCTAAATTTAGATTTTCATTGAAGCTTCATTCATATGAAAAATAA
- a CDS encoding sugar phosphate isomerase/epimerase family protein: MKHKFAAQLYTLRNEIQNDFPSTLRVLKKMGWEAVQIDGLYGYSPEEIAGVLNETGLKTAGMHVSLDRLTHELDEVLKEARLFQTSEIILPYLDDHLKNEEGYKNVRKDLLAISKKAVPQGFRIGYHHHDFEFETEIDGEYALDYLLAPPEVFPEIDTYWVKKAGLDPLSYIRRFPNQMPILHLKDMTSDGKENFAEIGAGCIDFEPILKWGEQNGVEWYAVEQDICEGSPFDSLELSLANLIKMTAK; this comes from the coding sequence ATGAAGCATAAATTCGCTGCCCAATTATATACGCTGCGAAATGAAATTCAGAATGATTTTCCAAGCACATTAAGGGTGTTAAAAAAAATGGGCTGGGAAGCTGTTCAAATTGATGGCCTGTATGGGTATTCACCTGAAGAGATTGCCGGGGTTCTTAACGAAACAGGGTTAAAAACGGCCGGCATGCATGTCAGCTTAGACAGGCTGACTCATGAACTGGATGAGGTGTTAAAGGAAGCCAGACTGTTTCAAACATCAGAAATCATCTTGCCTTATTTAGACGACCATTTAAAAAATGAAGAAGGATACAAAAACGTCAGAAAAGACCTGCTCGCCATTTCTAAAAAAGCAGTGCCGCAGGGATTTCGAATCGGCTATCATCATCATGATTTTGAGTTCGAAACTGAGATCGATGGGGAATATGCTCTGGATTACCTTCTGGCTCCGCCAGAGGTTTTTCCGGAAATTGATACATATTGGGTGAAAAAAGCAGGACTTGATCCATTAAGTTATATTCGCCGCTTTCCAAATCAAATGCCTATTCTGCATTTGAAGGATATGACCAGCGACGGAAAAGAAAATTTTGCAGAGATAGGCGCAGGCTGCATCGATTTTGAACCGATTCTTAAGTGGGGAGAACAAAACGGTGTAGAGTGGTATGCGGTTGAACAGGATATTTGTGAAGGGAGCCCATTCGATAGCTTGGAGCTCAGCCTTGCAAACCTGATCAAAATGACAGCCAAATGA